atgaacCTTTTAAGGGTAATTTCGGAGACGTGTACAAGGCTCGTTTAAAGACGACTGGTCAGGAAGTGGCAGTGAAGACCTGCCGCGTGGCGCTGCCTGAGGAACAGAAGCGCACATTCCTGCAGGAGGGCCGCATACTGAAGCAGTACCAGCATCCCAACATCGTGCGTCTCATCGGCATCGCCGTGCAGAAACAGCCCATCATGATTGTCATGGAACTAGTGCCAGGTATATACgagtacaattaatttttttatacaatgcgTTTCAACTACGAACGCTGTATTTTGACGGCATAtctcaaattgaaaaaaaaaaggatcgATGTAtagctaaataaaaacaaaataaatcttaagctttttaataattaattgttatctGTATTTTTCGATCCCGTATATTCTTATTTGAACAACAGCTAGTGTTGCCTGCAACTCTGTccacgcagaattaaaaaaaactaactccGTGGagccgttcaggagataccttcaaagaaacattcatccatccatttaaatatttgcatttataatatttttaagatggTCTTCTATAATCATATtatgtgtattattttattacgaatgatcattacgaaaaaaaaaaactatgttattaaaaatagctttttttatataagactcattttttttctcaatcttactatgttattttacttatatatttaaaagtttggatgtatggatgtattttTCTTAGAAAGTAACGCTCGAACGgcaacggatctcgataaaaggcatagatgtagaacatagtattataaataagaataaaaaaggcaATAACCGTTTGTTATCTCAGGCGGGTCACTGCTAACATTCCTGCGCACACGAGCTGGCGCGCTGAGCTCGCGGTCGCTGCTGGCGATGTGCCGGGACGCGGCGGCCGGCATGCGATATCTCGAGTCCAAGAACTGCATCCACCGCGACCTCGCCGCACGCAACTGTCTCGTCGCCGACGACCACACCGTCAAGATCTCCGACTTCGGCATGTCGCGAGAGGAGGAGGAGTACATCGTGTCGGGGGGAATGAAGCAGATACCTATCAAGTGGACTGCACCTGAGGCCCTCAACTTCGGTAAGGGTTTTTTAAAGTGACTACCtcttgaattcgccgaaatagtgaaACGAACTCTGTCCATAGACAAGTGCAGTTGCAGATGTGATGatcttgttattttgtttgtgtaatgaaatttgaactacatttattgttttatttgtactcACTAAAGGGATGGATTTGTATCTggtatctaaaaatatttttttttgtccgcatgataaaaataataatttacataagaGTAAATTAAACGTGTGGTCTAAatcggtatttaaaaaaaaatcttttaatcaatcaaaatgttgtttaattCGTATTTGTCATAAAGTTAAAGTCTGTTGgcgttattaaattttataagtaaactagctgtcgtccgcgactctcgaagtaacctatgtgttcttccaaactatgttctacatttgtacgaaatttcatcaagatccattgagctgttccggagaaacattctaacaaacatccatccatccatccatccatccatccatgtaaacattcacatttataatattagtaagattaaaaagtcaattttttttaaattaaatatgtaattatttatgttttaaggCAAGTACACGTCACTCTGCGATGTATGGAGTTACGGGGTACTGATGTGGGAGATATTCTCTAAGGGCGACACTCCCTACGCCGGCATGAGCAACTCACGAGCTCGGGAGAAAATTGACGCCGGTAAGCATTCAAAAAACATCCTATGtatatattgtcatccctgtcattgttcataaaaataaatactaactcAAACGCAGcacaatcaaaatttaaacaatttacgcttagtaacattttattgcatGACAGAGATGAAAgaggtaacaaaataaactctaAAAATTTGATGTTGAATGATTAAAATATCTCTTCTCTCTTCTTACTAATACAAGTACAAAGCGTAAGAGAGTAAGTAAGAAAGAGAGACTATTATTTCTCtaagtttgtttaattagGAAGGTTTATCAATCATCATCTAGTGTTCTGaagcatattttttaaataatttgaaatttctctTATaccaaaaatatgaaaatccTTGTCACGAGGCGTTTTAATCGacttactttatattatatacaaataaattactttcaatttttttttggtaaaattctaggattttatatttctggttatgcgtaaaataatttattccagGCTATAGAATGCCGGCACCTGACGGTTGTTCCGAGGACGTGTACGCTTTGATGCTGCGATGTTGGGAGTACGAGGCGGAAAAACGACCGCATTTCCATCAGATTTATActattattgataatatttataacaggtAACATATTCAGGAACAAATtttagataattataataaaaaataatatctatcttttaattcgagtatatttcaaaggcaaaaatattattgttagtaTTTTTCAATAGATCTTTCTTatggagattttttttatagataccGTAACAGATTATGTACTTTAACAGCATTTGCATTGTCAGTCAATTTGTAGAAAAAAGACATAGCAATAGTCTTCGACATTTGCTATACAAtcaaattaatgataaaataaaatgaaacagaaATTCTGTAATTCTAGTTTTACTctggtttttaaatttccaacCACTTATTGAAGTTGTCTATGGAAATGTAgggatgaaaataattatgtttaaaagtttttcaatgaaattttaaattttaatataagtttattttgtcaataattatcaaatatttgtacatttattattaattataagttattttatatttgtaaatattttgcgttattatttctatttcatattatacgTAATGTAACAGACAATAATCTagttttctgtttattttagtgacttttgtatataataattaattgaattttatgtcaattataaaaataattgtgtataACAGTAAAAGATCTGTTGgcaacttattattttttgtaaatgtaaaattgcaataatgtcgatttaaattgaaattattattttgagatCTTCTTTTTTGTGACATTAAGCATAAATtacagaaattaattaaaataattacatactcatgattattttttaatatgtttattaaattgtaatatgaattaataattccTTTATGAATCTGTTATTAGTTTTATGTAATTGCATAATCGAATAAAAGTTTATGTGAATAtcgaattataattattattagtcattaaaatttatatttaagtcaattatttagtagtttttaattagataataattttttgtctgtATTCACGTTCTTTAATTCtcatggttttttttttcatatacgAAATCATGTAcaacgttttaaataaaaatatgtgcaTCGATAACCTAAAATGGCACATTATCATTTGAAACGTACTGTATTTTGTGTGATTGGTcctcttttataaattatgttgatattaagaaaaataatattaagatcgCATTActgaaaaatcaattattatgaTCAGTGTTTCAAGAACAACAAAGTTATGTGTAAAAATTTtcgtaaaacattaaaattatatacatatattattattatatgatctgtattattttttgtatttttaacattatatttcgtttaaaaaCCAAGAGCTTCTGagtgt
Above is a genomic segment from Papilio machaon chromosome 9, ilPapMach1.1, whole genome shotgun sequence containing:
- the LOC106713140 gene encoding tyrosine-protein kinase Fer isoform X5, with the translated sequence MDPFTMYITQADLLPPIIIPRRKKRLKQLQLEFEKEAVSVSETERSLVEQEWFHGVLPREEVVRLLRADGDYLVRETTRNHARQLVLSVCWGQHKHFIVQTTPEGHYRFEGAAFPSVGELIAWQRASGVPVTARSGALLRRAVPRETWELNNDHVILLDKIGRGNFGDVYKARLKTTGQEVAVKTCRVALPEEQKRTFLQEGRILKQYQHPNIVRLIGIAVQKQPIMIVMELVPGGSLLTFLRTRAGALSSRSLLAMCRDAAAGMRYLESKNCIHRDLAARNCLVADDHTVKISDFGMSREEEEYIVSGGMKQIPIKWTAPEALNFGKYTSLCDVWSYGVLMWEIFSKGDTPYAGMSNSRAREKIDAGYRMPAPDGCSEDVYALMLRCWEYEAEKRPHFHQIYTIIDNIYNR